The following nucleotide sequence is from Pithys albifrons albifrons isolate INPA30051 chromosome 2, PitAlb_v1, whole genome shotgun sequence.
TACTCCTAGTGTATAGGTCCTGCCTAGGCTTATGTTCATCTGCTTTGGTCCCCTGGATTTTGTCCAATAAATCTACATGTGTTTGAAGTGTGTCACCTTGTTGTCAATTCCTCGGAAGAATTTAATTGAGAAAAACTATCAGTTTCTTATTCTTGCAAGTTATACCCTTGTTTATATTTCCTGATCTGCCTCTACTCAGAAATTGCTGAGCTAGTGAAATGTACTCAACTCAGGTTCCTCTCTGAACAAGCACGTACTGAGGCAGTTCACATCCCTGTCTCAGTGTATCATCGTGCGCTTACTCTTGTTCAAGTACATATTTGTTCCAGAATATTTCTCCAAGTTGTTAAcaccattttattttgttctgtgacATAAGTGgtgaaaacaacaacaacccaGGTTTGGTGTTTTTGAAGACAGTATGCCTGTTCTCTGCTTTGTTAGCTGTGATTAGAGAAAACAACAAATGCTGGACTCCAGGACAGTTCCCTGTTGAATCCTATTCTGTATATACTTCCATTTTGaaaggtaaatattttataattatccatttatatttttctatttttctgtaaaatttacTTCATTTCCTGTTCCACTGAAATCATACACTAAATTCTCATTACGTTTGCTACTAGTTTCagattgttgttgttgttaataatgacttttgaaaaataacacCTAAATTTATATCTACCTCTGGGATGCACATTTTGTGGAAAAACTACAGATCTGAAAtgtctgggttttttaaatttataacaTTGCACATGTTTGCATTATCTAGTTAACAGTGCTCTAGACATTGACCTCAGATCTGTAGAACAGCGAAGAATATTTTCAGACAACATTTGAATATGAAATGTTACTGATACCATAGTcaatattaattaatttcaaTTCAGCAGTGTGAAGTAATCTTTTTCTTGTTGCCTTTCTAAGGAATATGCATGAAAAATTGTTTTGGGACACAAGCaactttaaaaattcataactgcttattttgaaataaatgtttttatgttttcccattttcccatGGAGgtacaattattttatttttattatatagaATATACTTAGAAAACAATACTGAACAACATATTGACCAGAGTTTGGGATACATTAGCTTCAAGCTGCACTTGTGAACTtcctattaaaaacaaactaactaactaactaactaactaactaactaactaactaactaactaactaactaactaactaaaaaagaaaaggaaaagaaaaaaaagaggcattCTGTCACCAGAAACATGAAACGTTTCCATTTATTCTTAGTCACTGTCTTTTCAGAGTCTGTTTCACTGAGTACTACTCAGAAAATACATATAGATCTGTCTTATTGATTTACCTTATCTTACTATAAAATAACTTGCAAAACACCAGTTCTAaacagctggattttttttgtttataaataatGGCTTTGTATGAACCTAATCAGGTAGTTGGACATATACAGCAAGAGCTTTAGGTCTGATGTTATTTCTTCGgttttgtaaaaagaaaacaatatggATAATACTTGTATATGTAATAAATTTCATATTCATTAATTCAGTTATAAGTTCAATATATATGATCTCTTTAAAAGTGACTGTACAGAGTGACAAATAATTATAAATCTGTGACAAATGATAAAATGTCTTATAAACCCACACCAAGGAATAGCTATTAATCTGTGTGACTTCTGGAACTAAATAATGTGTATGGTAAGTAAGCGGTCTGagcaaggaaataatttttatgtgtCTTCTGCAAAGAGcttgtgaaaatgaaaatgggAAGTAACcagaaagagaagacagaagacAGATTTCCAGAGCCCCTGAGGAAGAGTTAGGGCAGCAAAGgagaagcatttttttcagaacaggaaGTTCTATTTAAATGCAAAACTAGACATGGCCAATACAAATAAGCCTGTATGAAAGAAAACCAGTCCCAATATGGGGCATGCAAAAAAATGTGTCAGGTGAGTAAGAGAGAGAATCAAATCCACCCACCAGCCATGGACTGAGACAAAGAAATATATTCATCATGTTTCCTAGattatttatttcctcttgcTACTGAGTATAAAATGATTTCTTCTTTGGAATCACACAAAAAGTTTTAGCATACCAGGTGCTACAGTTTAAGTACAATACTATGTAGGGTAAATGTGGAAGATCTAATACTAGTAACTGGTGCATTTCTGTTCACACTTTCCTAGTTCTGCAAGTTGACAGGGGCATTGACTAAATCTTGTTTTCACTCTATTGATGACCAAACTCTTTCACTCACAAATTCCTACACAGGGATCAAAATATTGTGCCAAGATAAAGAACATCAGAAATCACTGTTAATGTGGAGGTGGAGTATGAAACATGGTTTATCTTTAATAATAAAGGATGACAGCAGCAACAGGAACATAAACAAAGAGCAAATCTAAAATCCACCTCCTGCCATTCccaaaaagttatttttctctacACCAGCTGCCATTTCTAATTTTAGGATGGgtcttctcttcctctgttttaACCCCAATTTGAGAGTCACTGAATCTGCACCTTCaatctttctttctggttttaacCCACTCTTTCTGTTCCCCTCTTCACAGTCATCTTCCTTATTCTTTATAAAATCAAGTTTTCCGATACAGGTTAAGCCGTAAATTCTCTGCAATCTCTGCACCTTTTTGCCCCATTTGCCATTCAGCTGTGAAGTAACCCATTAACTATCACAACAGACAAAATACCAGCTCATTTTTAATGCACAATGGCCTAGCACTGCTGCCTTTCTATGAATTATTCCCTCTTCAAGCCaccatttcatttcttttagtATCTTTAACTATAATTCTTGCAAATTTCATTCAGCTGTAGAATTCATGatgtataaattattttataattccttgtgtcttttttatttatgcCCATTAAGACACTGATTACTGACTCTCAGGTTCTACAGCCTCagtcctttcctttctctctacAATGTTCATTGTTCTAGCCTATGTTTTAAATCACACTCAGATTCTTCTGGTTTAGAAACCCATCAGCTACTGAATAGGCCAGGATAAATCCTATAACCACGCTGAACAAGAAattcccctccttcctcagTTCTAAATCCCACAGCTATCACTGTCTCCATTACTTCTACTTTTCTGCACATGATAGAGTCCTATTACAGTTGCATAGTTGCTACTGTGCAtttcactttctcttttcttcttttcatcaGCAGGTCTGttcaaaaaacccacacctgttttttaaaagcctgtTAACGTTATTCCATTAATATATAAGTTTTACACTGCCATGAATGTACAGGGACAATAAAGTGTAATCACCATGTAATATACAAAGGAgggtggaaaaaaatcccaaagcattaaaaacattttataatgTATTTACTAATTTCAAGAATCTTAACCATTCACTGTATGCATTTACACAGCATCACTACAGAGGAGTGCTCCTAAATAAAATACCCCAGGCATTTATTCCTTTCACTATCcatttcttcagtttctaaCTCATAATGTTTCATGGCAACAAAGTATCGGATAAAAGTTTCCCCTAATGCTTCCTTAATGCAGGAATCTTTCTCAAGAGCAACAAGAGCATCTTCTAGTTTCAGAGGGATTGATGAATGTTTCAGATCAGcagtttcattttcatcttctaGCATATCATCATACCTAAGTCCTCTCTTTACTCCATCTAGACCTGCAGCAATAGTAGCAGCAAGGACCAGATACGGGTTTGCTGCAGCAGAACTTAATTTATTCTCTATGTTAGTGCCTTTTCCACCATGACATTTGACATTAAAGGCACAGCTGTTATCATTATATGCCCATTTTGCGTTTACAGTCTCTTTTGATTCTTTACTGTATTTGGAATAAGGCTTACGGCAACTGGTGGTAGGAGCCATCAAGCAGCTGatagctgctgtgtgtgccaagAGACCTGATAACCAATTTTTTCCAAGCTCTGAGAGCTCCTCAACTCCATaaccagcagaaaacaaattctTCTGGCCATTCAAGTCCCACAGGCTATGTGACAGAGCCCCTGAATTGTAGAATCCTGATTCTGAGAAAAAGCTAGCCACATAGTTATATTTCTTTGCCACCTCTTTAATGCCTGTTCTAAATGTGAAGGCGCTGTCAGCAGCATCTATGCCAAATGCCGGATGAAAAGTGATCTCCATTTGCCCAGGCCcagtggaagaagaaaagctttcaATGTTGGCACCAGCATAATACATTCCTTCAATGAGCTCCTGAATGAAAGTCTGGTCATGGTTATTTAGTATCGTAGCTGCAGGAAAAGATATTGTCTTCGAATTTACAACCTCAGTAATGccataaatacaaaattcatAAGTGAATGCAGAGTGCAGAGAAAAACCATTGTCCTGAAGCTGGCTCAGCTGTTTCTTGGCTATGTGCCTCGGTGAGGTCATTAGTGGGTTGCCCAGCACAGTGAAGGAATCACATATCACTCTTGCAGTCTGCTCAGTCCAGGGTAGTATTCGAAATGTCGATAAATCAGGATTCAGAATTATGTCACAATTGAAATTTGTTGCATTTATGTAATCTAATTCATTATCTTTAGGATTCAGCGTCAGCTCAAGATAACTTCTGGGCATGGCAACACCATGAATTGCTTTTTCCTAAACACAGAGCAGAATGATATATTACCAAAAGAGCTCAAtggtatttttatatatgtaaaatatgtaAAACTCAGATTCTCAGCAAGAGCAACAGTATTTTTCCTAAAAGAACACTAAAATGCAGTGATCACTAAAGTGGAGGGTAAGAGCCAGTTACTATGTCATTATAAAGCAGAACAACTTTCTGCAAGATTGGTATGAAAACTCTGGCATCAATTACCCcgatgataatttttttcatttccataaaaaactaaaaaatgttCAACACCTATCTTGCATAGTCTTTATATAATTATGGGCATCACCAGTTAGGTGTAAACTTTGCAAGTCAAAATATCTATAGTTAGTCTATTCAGCTTCTACATCCTCTGACCATTTCCTTTACATAGACCCAAGTCACCACACAAGATTCATGGCAGTATAAATTCAGGCTGTAACTTCTCTTTAAATGCCCTAACACTTACCTTTTTTTCAGATGCaacatttaacagaaaaatctcACTTTCTGGACTTGGGATAAGAGGCGAGGAAGCACCTCCAAGTGAGAATTATACTTTTATATAATTATACTTTCTTCTCCATTTGAACAGAAAGCTTCAGCTTCAACTGAGCAAATGAAATGCACATAGAACCCCAAGAAATTACCACCTACCTTCAAACAAGCACCTTTACAACTTACCTTACATTCAAACATCTGATGAAAACTGCAATTATGCCATGTTCTATCATGTGAAATTTGGCTCGTGTTTACATCTTACCGTTAttcttttaaaggaaaggaTTGCCATCTGAGTGATTAGAGGAGACAGAATAAACCTAGAAAGGGGCAAgctcagagctgaaaaaaaaagttttgccTATCCAGATGGAAAATTATTGAAATACTTCAAACTGCATATGGTAGCATCTTTTAGTATGAATGAATGgaattgattgattgattggtGATTGAACAAATAAAATCTGTCCCTTCTTAAGTAAGTGACAGTCAATAGTATCAATTTTCCCTATGGAACCCCCATAACCACAACTGCATGCTCCAGTGAAGTCTGCTCCAAGATGTCTAAGCTGTCCATTTGGCACTGAAAAGATGTTGAAGGTGATTACCCTGTAGTAGTACCTCTCCCTTCTCCAACCCTGCTACCCTGAAAATTGCtctttatatatacatacatgtgtatgtgtgtatgcataCAGAATTTTTAGTGCCCAAAATTTAAACTGTTACAGCTCCAATTTGTTAAGACCATAAGTAAGGTCAGCACAAAAGCTATCTTTGAACAAGCTGATCTAGATATTTGCAAATGACATAGGAActgaaagagaagcagcagttaATGTACAACTCTTCACAAGAATTAAAGTGACTGagaaaaagtttcttttgaTAAATCCAAGTGGCATCAGAGGCAGCAAATGGTACCTAGGTGATACAATTGAATTTTAGAAATATCTAAAAgggaaataatgaaaacacagcCTTGGCTTCAGAAGGAACTTGAAACAACAGTGTTCTGCATCTCTTCATGTTCGTATGTTTTTTGCAAGCACTcaataaagtttaaaatattcataGTGATATGTGAGGAAAAGTATAATACAGTTATGCACATGAAATATCACAGAAGCAATATACTGAAAAGTCTGATCAATCAAGGATACACATGGCAAGGATTGCTTCTTAATTTGATTCCTATTTCCTGAATCATTACCATGGCAAATATTGCTAGTAAGTCTTCATGCAACTCAATGTTATTTATCTGTATTATTGACAAGTATAAAATTTCTCATATACAAGAATGATTTTTATTCAGTTGTTGTCTTTCTTTCAGTGctcacttctttctttctgcaatTTATTGATGTTCAGTAAACCAAACTTTTTATAATGCATTGAACCTGAAAAGATAATTCTGAGAGAAGAGGTTATTAGAATTTCTAAGTACTGAAATTACTAGCCTTATTTAATTAGATTACTATTTGGAGGAACAGAGGAATAGGTGATTGCAGTGATGAAAGAAGTCTAGATCCTTTGGGAACCAGAGCAAGCAGAGGAAACAGATAATTTCTTCTGAGTTGCTGCCTGCACTgtggaaaaatataattaaggGAAGGGGGCATGAAAACACATAAAGGTACAgctagaaacaaaaaaacttaCATGAAAAAATCGAGAAGGAATGTTCTTTGATCTTGACACACCATGGAGGTCTACTGATTCAAATCTGACAAACTGCACGTTGTCCCTGGCCATCTGCTGCTTAATAAATTCAATATGAGAGAACAGGTGAAGGAGAGTTGGATTCCCAAGGCCGTTTACATCAGAATCTGTGCTGGATGCTATAAGTGAAGAGGAATGTTCATGTCAAACAAAGTAATGAACACTAGAATACAGGCTGTTCTCCTAAAAATACTGGGAAATTGTGGCATGGagagtaaaaacaaaaattagtaAAAGCTCTGGATCATGAAACGattctgaaaataaacacatgtATTTCCCCCTGACATCCTGTATAAAATCCCTTATTTTTTTGAATGGTCTAtaacttaaatttttttctcaagttgAGAAGAGAACATGTGGCAAAGCCAGGAATTTCTGAGAGATACCTCAACTGGTTTATTGAGTGTTTTGGGAGCACAAATAGCAACTGGATACCTCTTTTCCACTGAAGACTGACAGAATACAGATGCTATGTTTCTTCAATGACTTTGTAAAGTGTGTGGATACAGAAACATGATAAAAAAGGGCACTTGTCTTCTACTAAACCTTTCTCAAGACCTCCCAAGGAGGACTGCAATCTCCTTCACCACAGGCAGCAAATTTTTAATGGAAGTTTATGCATTTATGATTTGCTGTTACGGAGTTTTCTTCTTAACTGCATTACAGCAGCTTAGGACTATATAAACTTCTTGACATGAAAGCAGTTACATTTGAGTATAAATTCCATAATggagcagagagctgggcaCTGAAACTTCCTTTCACCAACCTCTCAAATTCTCAGCCTGCTTCTCTTTTGACTATCTGTGTATTGCTGTTATTCAAGTTAAACTACATAAGGTACTAATTTTCACTTAGTACAATAAGCTAAATAGACCAAGTGTGAAACTTTATATAAGAtatgaaaaaatgtgaaaaaagtatttctttctaCATATCTGGGAGAAAAGTCCTTCACTATTCCTGAGGACATGATCAGAAGAATTTTTGCAGACCTTTCAGATCCACAGTGCAAGATCACCACCAGCAGCCATTCACCACCCTTCAAGTGGAGGTTTAAATCTTTATGTTGAGGCACCCTGAAGGTTGGTGGGAATCATCCTAATCTCTCCAGTAGCAAATTACCCAGACTGGAGCAGATCTCCTTTAGCAGTGGCCAGCATGCACAAACACATCTTTTTTACCTCTCCTTTGTGGCAAGTAGAACTGACAGCTGCGAGGCTGTAAGAAGGCTCTCTAGCTGCCCCAGCACAAGGCTGTCAGATAATTCCCTGAGGGAGTAGCAAACTCATCCACAGCCAAAGGCTTCTCAGACTTTGAATATTACTGTAGCATCCTCCAGTTTCAGACGGCAAGGAAGACACTTTAGATTGATAAAGCAAGAAGAGGTTAATTAAGAACAGCACTCCTTGAGGAATGGCAGgtgaaagggaaaacagagaaaaaataaataggtaaaagcaagaaaagagtTTTGTCACATCCATTTCTCTTCATGACATCTTTCCCTTTGGTCTGGCATTCACCAGATTTGATCTCTTTATGAACATGGCCCTTATTTAGAAGTTTATCAACAGCTAATGAACTGTGGATGTTTAATAAAGTCTTTAAATCAGTATTTCTAAGAGATATAAATTACATAAATCGGTATctaataaaaatggaaatgtgatGTGCATTCATATTAATGacatatacatttatttaaaaaataaaacaacaaacataCTCAATTTAAGCATTACCAATGGTAGGTAATTTTccaaattttatatatatgtgctGTCTTCAGGCTACAGCTGTTTGACTAAATACATAGTTACATTATATGAACTAACATAAATGAAAAGAACATTCCTATCACGTTTGGAAAGAACATTAAGAGAGCAAAAATTATTAACTAAAGAAGCAAGAATTTGTCTTCTCCTGTTGGACTTGCTGTGATTAAAGATATGTCTCTTTAAATGACAAGTCTAAACTCTATATATTGGTCTTGTATTAATCAAAATTAGTTTATATACCAGTCTTGACACACCCCTCATCAAAAGACAGATACTTATTAGTTTACAATAGCCTTTACCAAAGAAAGGCTATGTTTTTATTCTAAAAAATCTTTTAGAATCAAAAAAACAGTCATGCAGCCTTCACATACTTTTGAGAGTTCATCTTTTGTATCATCTGCAAGCTAAGTTTCCTGTAGAAATAGTAAGTTTCTGTAAATTTTAAGATAGACAAAAATATTATCATGACTGAATATCTCTGATTGATTTTGGAAATATGGAAGGGGCTTTGTTTTTAAGTAATAGTCAGTGAATAACAGATCCCAAAATTATTTACTTGGTAGCCACTAAATAAATCACTGTCAAACTACATCCATAAAGCCAATTATTATTAAAGTTTCAAAAGGTGTAGTAGGGAACTCTGTCTTTACATAGTTCATATAGTCATTACCCAGAGCACtattactactattattattgttgttgttgttgtttctagCAGAAGAGGTGCCATTCTTATTAATGTTGAAATCTCTCAGATTGGTGAGAGCAGCTGACATGGGGATAGGGCAAATAATTGACATCAGCGCTCTCTTCTCAGCAAGAAAAAAGTGCGGCAACAGAACAAAGTTCACGTCCCAATCaatcttttgttttctccttttacaAAGGAATCATTTCCCATGGTCCTTTATTAAATCAcaccacaacaaaaccaaacaatttcTCAGCTCTAGAAGAAGTGACTGTGTCAAAATGATGAAACAAAAGGAACGTGCTGTATGTTGCCAGGGGACTTGACAATGACAGGCACAAGCTGACCTAACAAATGTAGTAATACTGTAAATTCTTCATTCAGAAACATGACCACCAAAGGAACATAAGGCAATAACAACAGATACCAGCAGGTAGACTCCAGATATAAATCATGGAGAAGGAGACATGTTTCTATCAGTTCTTCACATAAGGCTGTTCCTCTCATTGCCTCTCTAGCAGCATCAGCTGTGCCAGATATGCTCTCTCCTGACAGAATAATGCTACAGCCATCACCTTCTTtgcagcctcctcctgccccgTGACACAGCCTGGGCATGCCAGAGTCCCATACAGCCTCAAAGTGCCCCTCCCTCCTGTGCTCCGTGGCACCTTGTGGCACCTGTTACTGTCTCAGAGAGGCAGGGAAACAAAAACTCTTGCAAGTGTCAAAATTGCAAGTGTCAAGGCTGTGTTTCATCACTCTAGAACTGACTTTTGGTGCCAGCTATTAATAGGAATGGCACGCTATTCTTTGTAAAATAATCTGTCTGAAGAGAATGGGTTTTGCAGTTCCTCAGTAAAGAGGTTGTCTTGTGGTTAGGAGCAGGAGGCTTAACAcctaaatttgttttaatttattctacAACCTTGGAAATCTAACACAGGGTGTTCTGAAGATCTATATTGAACCCCGTTACAAAAATGTGCTGATGATATCCACTAGCGATGAGTCCTACAGGGTAATCACACATATACAGTCTTCCAAATTTCATGGAAATTTCTGGCAGATGTAATTTAAATACATCTGCTCTTCCTTACAGGACTctggtttgtatttttaagaaCAGTCAGTTTACTTGGTTTGTACAGCATGTTACCTACTTGTTCTCACTTTTGACTTCAAACATTAACCACCTCTATATCTCAAAACTTATACGACAGCTTTTCCTATACTAGATATCATTCTTATTACTATTTTTCCTATTCCCATCTGCTTTATGTCATGGTAAGTGGACGTGAGTACTGGGTTGCATTTGAACATACTATTGATGTGAAGAGTGATCAGCAGCATCTTCAGCTGAAAACATTATGcaatttatgtttctttttcacctAAAAAGGTTTCACCAAAAATgtttaatgattttatttttgcagcaaAGTAcataaaaagtttttttctacCTCATGTTTTTACTCCCCTACAAGACTCTTAACAGAGAATAAATACATAAGCATACCAGAAACTCCCAAAGCATGgaagacaataaaaatatttccctgaTCTCTCTGATAGTGATACTTTTGATGATTTTTTCATCTGTCTCTTTGTCTCAAGAGTCTGCTTGCTTTTCTAAACTTAACTGCAAAGGAGGCTTTTTACTGATATGACCATGGAGAAGCTCATCTTTATCTTGAGTTTTATAGCCAATTTAGAGACCAACATACAGCTTCAATCATCCATGAATTATTCTCTCCAATGTGAACCACAACAACATGGCACAGATTCTCAGAGGGGATACATCATCAAGAATCAAATACAAAGtaagtttttattttgcaatagaTGAAAGAtaaataacatatatatatatatttacatttcagaGTATTTTATAGAAATGTCTCTTTTGTACTGAATGAGAATATTGTCACAGTTTTATAGAAAagttagaaaatatttcacttagGCAAGAGGATTTGGAAGCAAGACATGCAGgtatctgaaagaaaattaggATGAGTAATACC
It contains:
- the LGSN gene encoding lengsin isoform X2 translates to MNKKEDLTQQIPSSGNSEIGESTDYSFVEKNTSESDSDEVDGNNICGFRKKKGIKSPTKYVPPLENEKMELSHTSKIPDPCPLKGTTGCSEPPSDQSLQNPTTFPPVQKNRGGHDSSNFGSAVKEDMSEEVQETQENADTGKRIEGEMHEEIDTAAQKKQPVGMQPVRSRVKGGCTEAVQGEKGSQQAGGKIEKQSGMEEKVVKFHMTKMGSLGNAASMQGNSTSQSFTGAPGISKQRLQELKNLLSEGPLPSRGSNFCCRPGGTFVQKNSKPQEKAADKQGRPFEAFSPHFGEEKQKYYSFHKEGVGQQGKTLLVLSSAGSDQQQPVGSNVDQLLLGLPAASTPAESTAPELQFDSSTGNNASSTDSDVNGLGNPTLLHLFSHIEFIKQQMARDNVQFVRFESVDLHGVSRSKNIPSRFFHEKAIHGVAMPRSYLELTLNPKDNELDYINATNFNCDIILNPDLSTFRILPWTEQTARVICDSFTVLGNPLMTSPRHIAKKQLSQLQDNGFSLHSAFTYEFCIYGITEVVNSKTISFPAATILNNHDQTFIQELIEGMYYAGANIESFSSSTGPGQMEITFHPAFGIDAADSAFTFRTGIKEVAKKYNYVASFFSESGFYNSGALSHSLWDLNGQKNLFSAGYGVEELSELGKNWLSGLLAHTAAISCLMAPTTSCRKPYSKYSKESKETVNAKWAYNDNSCAFNVKCHGGKGTNIENKLSSAAANPYLVLAATIAAGLDGVKRGLRYDDMLEDENETADLKHSSIPLKLEDALVALEKDSCIKEALGETFIRYFVAMKHYELETEEMDSERNKCLGYFI
- the LGSN gene encoding lengsin isoform X1 translates to MLITVKCNPCVMSVQEVPAIFPLLPILDLRLHSIISANTSESDSDEVDGNNICGFRKKKGIKSPTKYVPPLENEKMELSHTSKIPDPCPLKGTTGCSEPPSDQSLQNPTTFPPVQKNRGGHDSSNFGSAVKEDMSEEVQETQENADTGKRIEGEMHEEIDTAAQKKQPVGMQPVRSRVKGGCTEAVQGEKGSQQAGGKIEKQSGMEEKVVKFHMTKMGSLGNAASMQGNSTSQSFTGAPGISKQRLQELKNLLSEGPLPSRGSNFCCRPGGTFVQKNSKPQEKAADKQGRPFEAFSPHFGEEKQKYYSFHKEGVGQQGKTLLVLSSAGSDQQQPVGSNVDQLLLGLPAASTPAESTAPELQFDSSTGNNASSTDSDVNGLGNPTLLHLFSHIEFIKQQMARDNVQFVRFESVDLHGVSRSKNIPSRFFHEKAIHGVAMPRSYLELTLNPKDNELDYINATNFNCDIILNPDLSTFRILPWTEQTARVICDSFTVLGNPLMTSPRHIAKKQLSQLQDNGFSLHSAFTYEFCIYGITEVVNSKTISFPAATILNNHDQTFIQELIEGMYYAGANIESFSSSTGPGQMEITFHPAFGIDAADSAFTFRTGIKEVAKKYNYVASFFSESGFYNSGALSHSLWDLNGQKNLFSAGYGVEELSELGKNWLSGLLAHTAAISCLMAPTTSCRKPYSKYSKESKETVNAKWAYNDNSCAFNVKCHGGKGTNIENKLSSAAANPYLVLAATIAAGLDGVKRGLRYDDMLEDENETADLKHSSIPLKLEDALVALEKDSCIKEALGETFIRYFVAMKHYELETEEMDSERNKCLGYFI
- the LGSN gene encoding lengsin isoform X3 translates to MNKKEDLTQQNTSESDSDEVDGNNICGFRKKKGIKSPTKYVPPLENEKMELSHTSKIPDPCPLKGTTGCSEPPSDQSLQNPTTFPPVQKNRGGHDSSNFGSAVKEDMSEEVQETQENADTGKRIEGEMHEEIDTAAQKKQPVGMQPVRSRVKGGCTEAVQGEKGSQQAGGKIEKQSGMEEKVVKFHMTKMGSLGNAASMQGNSTSQSFTGAPGISKQRLQELKNLLSEGPLPSRGSNFCCRPGGTFVQKNSKPQEKAADKQGRPFEAFSPHFGEEKQKYYSFHKEGVGQQGKTLLVLSSAGSDQQQPVGSNVDQLLLGLPAASTPAESTAPELQFDSSTGNNASSTDSDVNGLGNPTLLHLFSHIEFIKQQMARDNVQFVRFESVDLHGVSRSKNIPSRFFHEKAIHGVAMPRSYLELTLNPKDNELDYINATNFNCDIILNPDLSTFRILPWTEQTARVICDSFTVLGNPLMTSPRHIAKKQLSQLQDNGFSLHSAFTYEFCIYGITEVVNSKTISFPAATILNNHDQTFIQELIEGMYYAGANIESFSSSTGPGQMEITFHPAFGIDAADSAFTFRTGIKEVAKKYNYVASFFSESGFYNSGALSHSLWDLNGQKNLFSAGYGVEELSELGKNWLSGLLAHTAAISCLMAPTTSCRKPYSKYSKESKETVNAKWAYNDNSCAFNVKCHGGKGTNIENKLSSAAANPYLVLAATIAAGLDGVKRGLRYDDMLEDENETADLKHSSIPLKLEDALVALEKDSCIKEALGETFIRYFVAMKHYELETEEMDSERNKCLGYFI